The Liolophura sinensis isolate JHLJ2023 chromosome 8, CUHK_Ljap_v2, whole genome shotgun sequence sequence ACATATGACTAGTGTCTGGAGTCGATCAGTGAGAGAATTAACCAGATGGTTAGGTTTGGATGCGCTTGTTTTCTTGAGTGTGGGTAGACCTGATACATCTGAATGCTATCTTGGACAAGGACACATTGCAAACTGTCACTACGTTTGCAACTAATTTCTGATGCACCAAGAGCACTTCTAAATAAGTGTTTCTTGGAAACGTGAAAAcgatgtctgtattatattttttataagaACATGATACTTGTATAAGTTTGAAGAACTTATCACAGGTTTTCGCAGGCCTACTGTGTACTAATTTGGACTCCAGGGTACTTTACCTACATTCTCTGTAACCGCAAACATGAATTTCTCTACAAATGGCTCAACTGAGGAGAACATAACGTACTCCAGCACGACGACAGGAATCTTGGATCAGTCAGAAGACGCGACTTCCCAGGACCCACGGCAAGAAGTTGCCGACAACTTATGGAAGGTTTGTTCTCCAATTCTCATTCTGTTAGGTACTTTTGGAAACAGTATCTCCATTGCTGTTCTTTGCCGGAAATCTATGTGGAAGATCTCCTCCTCTCCGTACTTGGTGGCCCTCGGTGTGGCCGATCTATTCGTCCTGTGGACAGGCCTCCTCAGACAATGGCTTAGGTTCTTGGTGAACATAGACATTTGGGATATTTCCCCCGTCATTTGTAAACTtcaaattttttctttgttcacgTTCACGGACTTCTCCGCCTGGACTCTTGTGGCAGTAACGGTGGAGAGGTTCATATTTGTTTGCTTCCCGTTTAAGGCCAAGAGCGTTTGTACTCGAAGGAGGACCACTTTCACTCTGGTTCTAATCCTGATAGCTCTTGCTCTTCTGAACTCCCACTTCTTGTACGGCTATGGTTCCGTCTACGAAGAGCCAGCGCTTATCCCCTACTGTGGCCACATTAATGACAACTACTCCATGTTCTTCTATCAAATCTGGCCTTGGATTGACACATCGGTTTTCTCTCTTGTGCCTTTCAGTATAATTGCCATTTGTAATATCTCCATCATCACCAAAATCGCCCGCTCCCGATTCCGGAACAAGGTAGCGGCCAACAGTGCCGGTGAGGGTGACAATCGGGTGAAGCCTTCCTCCATGACGGCCTTGCTACTTTCGCTTAACACCGTATTTCTTGTCACCACGGCTCCCGTCTGTATTTTCTACATTGGTTTACCCGAGTGGACGCGCACGGCAACCGCCGAAAAGAAAATAGAGTTGGACTTATGGCTCGCCATCCTTCAGCTCCTTATGTATCTCAATAACTCGgtcaattttctgttttattgtaTAAGTGGTCCTAAGTTTAGAAGAGAACTGAGATCCATGTGTGGACGGAGAGGCGCTACTGGAACGACAGCGACTGTGTCCACAGCACCAACAGGTGTCTCGGTCATCCCTCTCAGAGAACAGGCAAACTCACCGTGAGTCCTCTGGAATATGGATCAATTAATGTTGCCGTCTTATTACCGTTTGAATACGCAACGGTAACTATGGGATGACGTTTTCAATGGATTTGCACCAGCGTTCgtattttcacaaaacattactTGTACTATTTTCGTCGTGGACTATGGTGTGGATTAGAGCCATCTGTCAACGTTTGCTTATGTAGCTCAActtgtaatcataataatggTGTCCCATTCGTAGACTTTACATAAAGCCATCCATAATTGCAAGGCCCATTTCTTAAATAGCTTATACCATCagtttcaaaaatgaaaactatacGCGGAAAACATTTGGAGCTATAGCCCGCacaaatgtgagttgcgacACATCTTCATCTCTGCATTTACCACAAATTAACACTTTACGTTGGAAACAATGGGAGTTGTATCCCGGACGTGAAATCATATCTTTTTATATAGTGTATGTTGGGAAAAGGCAATGTGGTAACCATGATAACTagggaaaatggacaaatgtgagtcgcgacacagcgtcaagtgtgtatgtatttatccaCCAAAATGAAAACTCCACGCAGAAAAAGAGTTATACCATATCGgttcaaatattcaaaatggCTCGCACCCACAGCTATAAGTTTTAACAGATGAGATGCGCGTTTGCAGGATTTTGCCTTTTTATCAAATGGACTGAATGAGGGTAAACAGCATACGAGAGACACGATAGATTGTTTCCACATTTGGATATATTGCACAGTTTCAGATTAAAAACTGATAAGCTAAAAAGTTACCAGGCACGCCAGAAAGAAATGGCTCTGGTCGTTTGGATCTGTTTTCACTCCTTTTAGAAAAGAACTAAGGTTAAcatgtttgttgtctttttgtttaacattttgttgtgaTCTGGATGTTGGAAATTTGCTGGAAAATGACGTTTTGCCATTGTCAAATGTTTGTCAGCAAAAGGAAAAGTTAGGAACGGATTTGGATGTAACTTTATGCACCGCTTGGCTGTGGCACTACTACAAGATTATTTCATTGTGGTAGGATTCCGATCCAGAAGTTTTGTTAACGATTCTTTACtattcaaaatgtatatgtagtgaACAAGCTATGCACGGAGTTTGATAAAAATTTCGCTGTGCACAGCATGGACTGGGAACAAACCCTTGATTCTCATGTTTTAGTGGTGATCCAGATCTAGCACGTTTTTAAGCAATCGATTCTTCACTATTACGAGATACGATACCAACGCAGAGTACTGCCCCTTCTTCAGTAGAAAAGTTTGTAGATTTTGGCCTGGATGTGCCGACATctgtttcaaaaatttaaatcaggTATACGTGGAAATGGCCTAAAAATCTACATAAACCACACACATGTAAGAGATGGCCAATCAAGATTATTAAAGGGAATTAAAATCACTACactaaatttcattttgggggagggggaagtGGGAAGGGATTTCgtttggagaaaactggagaaaaATAGCGCTGTCCAGATACAGGCCTATTCTAACATAGGTGACAGGCCTAAGTCTATACATGGCGTATCCTCACTGGACCAAACACCGTTAATATGCCAGTGGGTAAGACATCAAGGGTTTGTTTAATTTCACCAGCGAAGAATAGTTTCTTAACATCAGCTTTAGGTAAATAGTGTTTCTGGCATTTAGCCTTTGCTGACATCTCCAACcatgtattttaacaaaatgataTTCTTCACCGAAAATGGAACATCGACTTTGCgcagtgtgtttatttacaaCGCCTGTAAATAGTGCTTGACGACTGATTTACGACCGTCTGGTTGTCCGCCTAGATTTAAAGTTATATAATTGCGAAATACCATGGCAGTCGATCTTCTATCGACAACACTGCATTTAAAGATAAGCTATGTGTACTTCATTTTCCAGCTCTCATACATTATGCATTAGTTAGTTGGGGTCTTACGCCGTAAAGAAGGCTATCACTAGAGTATTTGACGCGGAGTCATATCATGTTACTAAAGGGaaaaacaaaaggcaaagagCCCACACAGCGGAAACTTGATAGACTAGCCCAATGCTATACTCAGTTTTACATCAGGGCTTGCATCCGGTAATTTTTTATACCATTATTCTGACTTTATAGAAACCAGTTGACGTCTAACCGTAACAGAAGAAATCTCTGTCTTCGATTTTCGCCGTAACCGTCCACCGACTCCGTACTTGTTGGGTGTACGTGTGTGAATTACAATAAGTCCATTGTTGAATTTCGAATTTTGAGTACGCAAATCAGGGGATGGAATCTCTAATCTGTTCATGCGCCTGATAGGCCACGTTTCTACACAAAACCTGCATTCATTAGATCCCCACAAGGGCGAGGTGACAGTTCTTTtgctgtgaaataaataataatgagaaCGTACCTGAGTGAAATTTACACTGTGTAATAACCGCGTTTTCCAACAGGCAGTATACTAGGTTAGAGtaatatacagtataatgtttgtCTCTAGCATGTCGCTGTACAAACAGTAACACAGTACTGGTTTTTGTACAATAGCGTGCGTTTTTCTTAACTACACGAGAGAAAAGCTCGCGCGAGTATGCGCCGTTTTTCTAaagttttttttggggggacGCGAAATTTTTAGACATATATTTCCTCACCATTTTTTCATGGCACGTAGAAATAGAAATCCGCCAGGTGCACGTGCCATTTTTCGAACACGGGTGAGCGTACTTGATAATTCGctactgtacatgtttgcacGACTCTTACCGGACGCGCGCGAATGGCGAAAATTCCTCTTTTGCACCTTTAGaaagaagtttttccttaacTGTGACAACGATGacaaaaaagaatgtttttttttgtatctttgtCATCAAAAAGAATTATAGAGAAAGTATGGCAtgagttatatgtatatatgtttttttaaaaaaggtttgtctttgtatattttgattCAACACAGATATTTGAAGTCTTGGAGATTTCACCGGAGTCTGTTAATTCgtatttgttgttttgattaaatcagaaagaaaacataaaaataaagcaTCTGTAGAAAATACCTTAACCTTTTTACATGATGAAATATGGTGAATGTAGAAAGTGGACAATATTACTAATGTGTGTGTTTTGCTCATTCTGCACATTACTGACCTGTCAGTATACCTAACAAGTCCACTCCGTTTTTGCTCATGACGCCAGAGTATTTGCATCGTACGAAAAAGTCTACAGTGTTACAGCCAAACTaggcatatttatttgttattccGACTCGACCTCAACGAAAGAAGATATCTTACCCACCGAGGACACATGAAGAGTTCATACGCAAAAGCAGATAAatccattttttccattttgataGATTTCTTGTTTTCTGATCGTCATATTTTCACAAGTCTTGGTAAAACATTACCTATTGTAAATTTAAGAGTGCAACCCATGTAGTAAACAGCAACATTATCAAAAATCTAGCTTTGAGAAATAATAGGTAAACTTAACTTCTAGTGTCTGTTTCATGTCAGAAACATACAAATCCAGATAAATCCACATTTTCGTCgatttttaacagtttaaacAATACACAATGGCATTAATTAGTTTAATTATTAAtgttgaattattttctttttcgaGGGCGGTGAATGAGAGCTTCCGGTACCCTCTTAGCAAAGTTTGTCGAGAGCTAGCTTCCTTTccagtgagtgtgtgagtgaatgaatggtgtttaacgtcgtgttcAGAGAGAAGCTGCGACGCACACACAATGGTTGTTGTGGTTACAAAATATCACAGGCGTTTTCTCATCCCCACTATGACGAACCCTTTTCGCTATCGCTCGAGCAGATTTCCCTGGCAGCCGCTTTTGCTTCCGTCCTCTTGGGGACTGAATGACTTGCTCAAGGATATCATCGACGTTTTCCATTATCCACGCAGTTTATGTTACTTTAGAAGCGACTTGTGTTGTCAAACGGTCACACGCCGGCCAAACATGTGCGCTGCCATTTTGTACAAAACTGCAACACACGTGACCTCAATTCAACCCGCTGAGTGGCTGAACGGATATATGGGGAGTTGTTAAAAATAGATCGTGGCGCTTATCGCTTTTTGAAAACAATCGTTATATTTTGCTGCTCGACAGAAGGGCTTTTGCAGGAAAACTGACTTCACAGACAAGAAGGGGACGGTTCGAACTGTGTAGAGGCATGCTAACGTTAAATTTACCCAGAATGGCGTTTATCGGTTTTTGCGTATGAAGTCTTCACATAGAGATCATCTTATCACGTGAATGTAAAGATTGTAATTTCTAGCGACCAGACACACGAGGTACAGGTTCAATTCAAGCCTTCAACAGGGGATTTGCACAGATCCCTCCCCtctcaatgtttttatacaGGCCTTGGTGAAAAATGTAGTCAAGGGAGCTCTTTTGGCTGTTTGCGGTGTCTTACCTTCGCTTAAGACCTTTGCCTTCCATCAAAATGGGCTTAAAATCGGCACAACGCAGGTGGACAGTTCCTCTTTAAATTGGTAAAAGTCTCTCCCCCACCCATAGAACTGATCGTAAAAGTGAAGAAATGAAATCGGGTGTATGACGTTCAACATGAATCTGTCAATGGATGGATCCATTGTCAATCATTGTAAGATCACCTCCTGGATGTGTCCGCATAGTTATCAAGCCTATTTGCCTAGTTACTGAATTACACCTACAGCAATAAATTATCGCTCAGTTGGcttcattacatatacatctgtaaTCTTCTCTTGTCCGTGCACATTACCGAGAAGACACCTTGATCTCTCAATATACGAGgcatttattttcttcttaCAACGAGTAATCGTCGTAttttgggcttttttttttggtcttccATTGAGATATATGACATTAATGTTTGTATGGTTGGTGGACTACATTAACTGTGATGAGGAAGTTTTATTGTACTTAAATCTCTCGGGAACACACGTGATTTGGGTCTGGGGTCAACCAATGAGAGAATTACCCAGATGGTTAGATTTGGAAGCACTTTTTATCCTGAGTTTGGGTAATTCGGAAACATCTGAATGCTATCTTAGATAAGAAAATCCCCATGTTGAAGACATGACGACAAGTCCCAGGGCTTTACTTCATCGACAGTCGTACAGACGTGGAAAttatacatttgaaacattgCAAACTGTCACTACGTTTGCAACTGAATTCTGATGCACCAAGAGCACTTCTTAATGTGTTTCGTGGAAACGTGAAAACGAAGTCTTCATTATGTTTTGTATAAGAATGTGATACTTGTATAAGTTTCA is a genomic window containing:
- the LOC135473549 gene encoding neuromedin-U receptor 2-like — protein: MNFSTNGSTEENITYSSTTTGILDQSEDATSQDPRQEVADNLWKVCSPILILLGTFGNSISIAVLCRKSMWKISSSPYLVALGVADLFVLWTGLLRQWLRFLVNIDIWDISPVICKLQIFSLFTFTDFSAWTLVAVTVERFIFVCFPFKAKSVCTRRRTTFTLVLILIALALLNSHFLYGYGSVYEEPALIPYCGHINDNYSMFFYQIWPWIDTSVFSLVPFSIIAICNISIITKIARSRFRNKVAANSAGEGDNRVKPSSMTALLLSLNTVFLVTTAPVCIFYIGLPEWTRTATAEKKIELDLWLAILQLLMYLNNSVNFLFYCISGPKFRRELRSMCGRRGATGTTATVSTAPTGVSVIPLREQANSP